One window of bacterium genomic DNA carries:
- a CDS encoding methyltransferase domain-containing protein: MASSKSLYPFHLTPGGPQLSKAMLAQCPRDLRKNPEARLLLEGCRMGEHLLALSQLFSGRIVGIDEDAETVFYAKMAIAEMRKSQQISAQFMTPVQTNFPDASFDIVMLEGLLSGYPAGRVLKEALRVLKPDGWLLISDSCWLEDNIPTYVREIWESPDHKLLDSGGMQQTLEEKGLRIVNIEDRSSVLASFYNQFNSTVKGIAKSGFEGMKHMKGLIKHYKHEIDVYHRHGGDRYMGYLSVVCRRDAPAQEKDPAKDELPAQNEIPAQNDSPAQNEIPAQNDTPAQNEIPAQNEIPAQNDSPAQNDTPPPKEES; the protein is encoded by the coding sequence ATGGCCAGCTCGAAATCACTTTACCCGTTTCATCTCACGCCCGGGGGACCCCAGCTCAGCAAAGCCATGCTGGCACAGTGTCCCAGAGACCTGCGCAAAAACCCGGAAGCTCGTCTCCTGCTCGAAGGCTGCCGCATGGGGGAACATCTCCTCGCCCTGAGTCAGCTCTTTTCAGGACGCATCGTCGGCATCGACGAGGATGCAGAGACAGTGTTCTATGCAAAAATGGCCATCGCTGAAATGCGGAAATCGCAGCAGATTTCCGCGCAGTTCATGACTCCGGTACAGACGAATTTCCCGGACGCAAGCTTTGACATCGTCATGCTCGAGGGACTGCTGTCAGGCTATCCTGCGGGGCGCGTACTCAAAGAGGCACTGCGCGTGCTCAAACCCGATGGCTGGCTGCTGATCTCGGATTCGTGCTGGCTCGAGGACAACATTCCGACCTATGTGCGTGAAATCTGGGAATCACCGGATCACAAGCTGCTCGATTCCGGCGGCATGCAGCAAACGCTGGAAGAAAAGGGACTGCGCATCGTCAACATCGAGGACCGTTCCTCCGTGCTCGCTTCGTTCTACAACCAGTTCAACAGTACGGTAAAGGGAATCGCGAAAAGCGGATTCGAGGGGATGAAGCACATGAAGGGACTGATCAAACACTACAAGCATGAAATCGATGTCTACCACCGGCATGGTGGCGACCGCTACATGGGATATTTGAGCGTCGTATGCCGCCGCGACGCGCCCGCCCAGGAGAAAGACCCTGCAAAGGATGAACTCCCAGCACAGAATGAAATCCCAGCACAGAATGATTCCCCTGCACAGAATGAAATCCCGGCACAGAATGATACCCCGGCGCAGAATGAAATCCCGGCGCAGAATGAAATCCCGGCGCAGAATGATTCCCCGGCGCAGAATGATACCCCGCCCCCGAAAGAAGAATCCTGA
- the udk gene encoding uridine kinase yields the protein MRETLVIGIAGGSGSGKTTLCHRIIAEIGAEHAMLFQHDAYYRDLDDMPVSDPARINYDHPSSLETPLCAAQLADLYHGRSVAQPVYDFSTHRRTVETRPLQPHPVILVEGILVLAETALREHMQLKVFVDTEADVRIIRRMERDIEQRGRTLASVREQYFSTVRPSYEQFVAPSRQHADLIVPHGGENAAAVDVIVSFIRAHLQLSGSDAGA from the coding sequence ATGCGGGAAACTCTGGTCATTGGCATCGCGGGGGGGAGCGGCTCAGGCAAAACCACGCTCTGTCACCGCATCATCGCGGAAATCGGCGCCGAGCATGCCATGCTCTTTCAGCATGATGCGTATTATCGCGACCTCGACGACATGCCCGTATCAGATCCCGCCCGCATCAACTACGATCACCCTTCGTCACTCGAAACCCCACTGTGTGCTGCACAGCTGGCGGATCTCTATCACGGACGCAGCGTCGCACAGCCTGTCTATGATTTTTCCACGCACAGGCGTACGGTGGAAACGCGTCCCCTGCAGCCCCATCCCGTGATTCTTGTCGAGGGTATTCTCGTACTCGCGGAAACGGCGCTGCGGGAGCACATGCAACTGAAGGTGTTCGTGGATACCGAAGCGGATGTGCGCATTATTCGAAGGATGGAGAGGGATATCGAACAGAGGGGACGCACCCTGGCCTCCGTGCGCGAGCAGTATTTCAGTACCGTGCGGCCCAGCTATGAACAATTCGTGGCTCCGAGTCGGCAGCATGCGGATCTCATCGTTCCGCACGGGGGCGAAAATGCTGCCGCGGTTGATGTCATCGTCTCCTTCATCCGCGCGCACCTCCAACTGTCCGGCAGCGACGCGGGAGCATAG
- a CDS encoding cytochrome c, which translates to MKTPLFLMAMLLLFSACGSQKSDSEGSGEGMDSASQEELAAKGQEIFRNRSYGEVEIACIDCHADFDESLANDDRIRPGHSILGAHQRVEAWNGEFSGDGLRRTAAGAAKCAYLYQEKGSGIEDAISESDARALMAYYAYVSPGNEPPKLSWEAVTWPGDADFDEDTFEKELEGITKLRGDAARGEVMFDRACGPCHDTGLGPAVRIVKRKAEHVPAAVRGGNDSMPFFSRDKLTDQDIADIQAFLQK; encoded by the coding sequence ATGAAAACACCGCTTTTTCTGATGGCAATGCTTCTGCTGTTTTCCGCATGCGGATCACAGAAAAGTGACAGTGAAGGCAGCGGCGAGGGCATGGACAGCGCGTCGCAGGAGGAACTGGCGGCAAAGGGACAGGAGATTTTCCGCAACCGCAGTTACGGAGAGGTGGAGATCGCATGCATCGATTGTCATGCCGATTTCGATGAGTCTCTCGCGAATGACGACCGGATTCGTCCCGGACACAGCATCCTCGGTGCGCATCAGCGTGTCGAAGCGTGGAATGGGGAATTCAGCGGCGATGGCCTGCGCCGTACCGCCGCCGGTGCCGCAAAGTGTGCCTACCTCTACCAGGAAAAGGGCAGCGGTATCGAGGATGCAATTTCAGAAAGCGATGCCCGGGCGCTCATGGCGTATTACGCCTACGTGTCCCCCGGAAACGAACCTCCGAAGCTGAGCTGGGAAGCGGTGACCTGGCCGGGCGATGCGGATTTCGACGAGGATACATTTGAAAAAGAACTCGAGGGAATTACAAAACTCCGCGGTGATGCCGCCAGGGGCGAAGTCATGTTCGACCGCGCCTGTGGTCCCTGTCATGATACCGGACTCGGTCCCGCCGTACGCATCGTCAAACGCAAAGCCGAACACGTTCCTGCCGCCGTTCGTGGTGGCAATGATTCCATGCCGTTTTTCTCGCGGGATAAACTGACGGATCAGGATATCGCCGACATCCAGGCGTTTTTGCAGAAATAG
- a CDS encoding DUF4905 domain-containing protein: MRLFSTSRQRWKPAWTYDAGAHVWRFVFTGDGRLLGEARDTDARTTTFFCLREADGSVVFEKLRSDEEWWVGFEAVEGSRFYLHGFRKPDMPQHLGIRAHDLDTGALLWRNDDLAFVLARGDAVYATREGFGGLEFFRLSPEDGSVIEDMGQDTESINVLRALLNEEEDFRGYRYPEPMTAAHPGSEDARKTLQKLVDPSRVIGTLDALVEDNLLLAAWHEAKAPSKGAADNGSDAALRQQFRAVSLDGKQTLFEDIILDHADAPGMDSFFLKDSQLMYIKNRRILTAHDLNGVPS; this comes from the coding sequence ATGCGACTCTTCTCAACATCCCGTCAGCGCTGGAAACCGGCATGGACCTATGACGCCGGCGCGCATGTATGGCGCTTTGTCTTCACCGGCGATGGACGACTGCTCGGAGAGGCCCGGGATACCGATGCGCGCACAACCACGTTTTTCTGCCTCCGCGAGGCCGATGGTTCGGTGGTATTCGAGAAATTGCGCAGTGATGAGGAATGGTGGGTCGGCTTCGAAGCAGTGGAAGGCAGCCGCTTCTACCTGCACGGCTTTCGCAAACCCGATATGCCGCAGCATCTTGGGATCAGAGCGCATGACCTTGATACCGGAGCACTGCTCTGGCGCAACGACGACCTGGCCTTCGTGCTCGCCCGCGGGGATGCGGTGTATGCCACGCGCGAAGGCTTCGGGGGACTGGAGTTTTTCCGCCTCTCCCCTGAAGACGGCAGCGTCATTGAGGACATGGGACAGGACACGGAAAGCATAAACGTGCTGCGCGCCCTGCTCAACGAAGAGGAAGACTTCAGAGGCTACCGCTATCCCGAGCCGATGACTGCTGCACATCCCGGCTCGGAGGACGCCCGCAAGACGCTGCAGAAACTCGTCGATCCGTCGCGTGTCATCGGGACGCTCGATGCGCTGGTCGAAGACAACCTGCTGCTCGCTGCATGGCATGAAGCCAAAGCACCATCGAAGGGAGCAGCGGACAATGGCTCTGATGCTGCTCTCCGACAGCAGTTTCGTGCTGTCTCCCTTGACGGGAAACAGACCCTGTTCGAAGACATCATTCTCGACCACGCGGACGCGCCGGGGATGGACAGTTTCTTCCTCAAGGATTCGCAGCTGATGTATATCAAGAACAGGCGTATTCTTACCGCACACGACCTGAACGGAGTACCCTCATGA
- a CDS encoding secondary thiamine-phosphate synthase enzyme YjbQ encodes MTVVNDSLDIETRGDGDMIDLTDRLTLLLQKQKMKRGHMLVFVPGSTAALTTIEYEPGLKKDFTLLMDRLVPRNARYFHEETWNDGNGHAHVRASMLGPSLAIPFDAGKMMLGTWQQIILIDYDNRPRSRSLVVQFTGE; translated from the coding sequence ATGACCGTAGTGAATGATTCACTCGACATTGAAACCCGTGGCGATGGGGACATGATAGACCTCACCGACCGCCTCACCCTTCTTCTGCAAAAGCAGAAAATGAAACGCGGGCACATGCTGGTGTTCGTGCCCGGTTCAACAGCGGCGCTGACGACCATCGAGTATGAGCCGGGATTGAAGAAAGACTTTACGCTGCTCATGGATCGTCTCGTGCCAAGGAATGCACGCTATTTCCATGAGGAGACCTGGAACGACGGCAACGGACACGCACACGTGCGAGCGTCCATGCTCGGTCCGAGCCTGGCCATACCGTTCGATGCCGGGAAAATGATGCTGGGCACCTGGCAGCAGATCATCCTCATCGACTACGACAACCGACCGCGATCCCGCTCACTGGTCGTGCAATTCACCGGAGAATAG
- a CDS encoding KpsF/GutQ family sugar-phosphate isomerase, with amino-acid sequence MPQNSIIEHGREVIRIEAEAVRALQDKINEDFARAVEMIYASPGRVIVTGIGKSGLIARKIVATMNSTGTPAIYLHPADAIHGDLGMVRSEDVVLLISKSGNTEELKQIVPIFQRIGVQLISILGTLSPSTLSEVSDIVLDAGVEEEACPHNLAPTASTTAAMALGDAIAVALLHKREFTAEDFAIFHPGGSLGKRLLLRIDQIMTAGENLPVVHQAVALKDAILEITSKRLGATCVVDDDGQLVGVITDGDLRRLLERDTDLTALLAVDVMNSRPKTIVPRTLASSALELMEQHKITQLIVTDDKRIPRGIVHMHDLVQLGLG; translated from the coding sequence ATGCCACAGAACTCGATTATCGAACACGGACGGGAAGTCATCCGCATTGAAGCGGAGGCCGTACGAGCGCTGCAGGATAAAATCAACGAGGATTTCGCCCGCGCAGTGGAAATGATTTACGCGAGTCCCGGCCGGGTGATCGTCACCGGGATTGGAAAAAGCGGACTGATCGCGCGCAAGATCGTCGCAACCATGAACAGCACGGGCACGCCCGCCATCTATCTGCATCCGGCAGACGCCATACACGGGGATCTCGGCATGGTACGCAGCGAAGACGTCGTCCTTCTCATTTCGAAAAGCGGCAACACCGAAGAACTCAAGCAGATCGTCCCCATTTTCCAGCGCATCGGCGTGCAGCTGATTTCCATCCTGGGCACGCTGTCACCTTCCACGCTCTCTGAGGTTTCTGATATCGTGCTCGATGCAGGAGTGGAAGAGGAAGCCTGTCCCCACAACCTCGCCCCGACAGCGTCGACCACGGCGGCAATGGCACTGGGCGACGCCATCGCGGTGGCCCTGCTGCACAAGCGGGAATTCACGGCTGAGGATTTCGCCATCTTTCATCCCGGCGGAAGTCTCGGCAAGCGCCTGCTCCTGCGTATCGATCAGATCATGACGGCTGGAGAAAATCTGCCTGTCGTGCATCAGGCCGTGGCGCTCAAAGACGCCATACTCGAAATCACGAGCAAGCGTCTCGGCGCCACCTGCGTGGTAGATGATGATGGACAGCTGGTTGGCGTGATTACGGACGGTGATCTCCGCCGTCTGCTCGAGCGCGATACCGACCTCACCGCGTTGCTGGCCGTCGATGTCATGAACTCCAGGCCAAAGACGATTGTGCCCCGCACCCTCGCCTCCTCCGCACTCGAACTGATGGAACAGCACAAAATCACCCAGCTTATCGTGACCGACGACAAGCGCATTCCCCGCGGCATCGTGCACATGCATGACCTCGTCCAGCTCGGTCTCGGGTAG
- a CDS encoding bifunctional homocysteine S-methyltransferase/methylenetetrahydrofolate reductase, translating to MRQPFLDRLRSGVILFDGGMGTELYRRGVFINKCYDELNLSDPALVEQVHRDYIEAGADVIETNTFGANPTKLRAHGLLDRMAEINRRGAEIARSVAGDEHYVAGSIGPLGVQMEPLGPLSREEARDLFAQQIRALCEGGVDLFVLETFIYPEELQQAILAVREVCDKPVVAHITINDDSTSLTGARPEVLVAELAAMKPDALGVNCTVGPSVMLTWLERVREMTDVPISIMPNAGKPKNVDGRNIYLTSPEYLGTYAKRFVQYGARLIGGCCGTAPEHIRAMRNAISAYGFKDSDKVERKEDVTAPVDVDVTPQAEKSRLARRLADGHFISMVELVAPRGISAEKEIDKAKRLFYYGVDVINIPDGPRASARMSAMALAASIQREVGIETVLHYACRDRNVIGIQSDLLGAWALGIRNILAVTGDPPKLGNYPDATAVFDVDSIGLVNIINRLNHGLDIAGNPIGPAAGMHIGVAANPGALNMDQELRRLDWKVEAGAEFIITQPVFDLDVFYAFKKRIEHIGIPLIAGIWPLASLRNAEFMNNEVPGCDVPDYIIERLRKYADQKEAGRAEGIAIAHETLEQILDQIAGVQVSAPFGRIETVMEILEGVRLR from the coding sequence ATGCGACAACCTTTTCTCGATCGCCTGCGCAGTGGCGTCATCCTTTTCGACGGCGGCATGGGGACAGAGCTCTACCGCCGCGGCGTATTCATCAACAAGTGCTACGACGAACTTAATCTGAGCGACCCTGCCCTGGTCGAACAGGTGCATCGAGACTATATCGAGGCCGGTGCCGATGTCATCGAAACAAACACCTTCGGCGCGAATCCGACCAAACTGCGTGCGCATGGATTGCTCGATCGCATGGCGGAGATCAATCGCAGGGGTGCGGAAATTGCACGTAGCGTTGCGGGCGACGAACACTATGTCGCAGGAAGTATCGGTCCCCTCGGCGTACAGATGGAACCACTCGGACCCCTTTCCCGTGAAGAAGCGCGTGATCTCTTCGCGCAGCAAATCCGCGCACTGTGCGAAGGCGGCGTCGATCTTTTCGTCCTCGAGACCTTCATCTACCCGGAAGAACTGCAGCAGGCCATCCTGGCCGTGCGTGAAGTCTGCGACAAACCCGTCGTTGCGCACATCACCATCAATGATGACAGCACGTCGCTCACCGGCGCGCGTCCCGAAGTGCTGGTGGCTGAACTGGCGGCGATGAAACCTGACGCCCTCGGCGTGAATTGCACGGTGGGACCCAGCGTCATGCTCACGTGGCTCGAGCGGGTGCGGGAAATGACGGACGTCCCCATTTCCATCATGCCCAATGCCGGCAAACCGAAGAACGTCGACGGCCGGAACATTTACCTGACATCGCCGGAATATCTCGGCACGTACGCAAAGCGCTTCGTACAATACGGCGCACGCCTGATCGGGGGCTGCTGCGGTACGGCACCGGAGCACATCCGCGCGATGCGCAACGCCATCAGTGCCTATGGATTCAAGGACAGCGACAAGGTCGAGCGCAAGGAAGACGTTACCGCTCCTGTTGATGTGGATGTCACCCCGCAGGCGGAGAAGTCGCGTCTCGCGCGGAGGCTGGCTGATGGACATTTCATCAGCATGGTGGAGCTTGTCGCGCCGCGCGGCATTTCGGCCGAGAAGGAAATCGACAAGGCCAAGAGGCTGTTTTACTATGGCGTCGATGTCATCAACATTCCCGACGGTCCACGCGCAAGCGCACGCATGTCGGCCATGGCGCTCGCGGCCAGCATTCAGCGCGAGGTCGGCATCGAGACCGTGCTGCATTACGCCTGCCGCGACCGCAATGTCATCGGCATTCAATCGGATCTGCTCGGTGCCTGGGCCCTCGGTATTCGCAATATCCTCGCTGTCACCGGTGATCCCCCGAAGCTCGGAAATTATCCGGATGCAACAGCAGTGTTTGATGTCGACAGTATCGGTTTGGTGAATATCATCAACCGGCTCAATCACGGACTCGATATCGCCGGGAATCCCATTGGTCCCGCCGCAGGCATGCATATCGGCGTGGCCGCGAATCCGGGCGCCCTGAATATGGACCAGGAACTGCGCCGTCTAGACTGGAAGGTCGAAGCGGGGGCGGAATTCATCATCACCCAGCCGGTATTCGATCTCGATGTTTTCTATGCGTTCAAAAAGCGCATCGAACATATCGGCATTCCTCTTATTGCCGGGATATGGCCGCTGGCCTCACTCCGCAATGCCGAGTTCATGAATAATGAGGTTCCCGGCTGCGACGTCCCGGACTACATCATCGAGCGCCTGCGCAAATACGCGGATCAGAAAGAAGCCGGCCGCGCCGAGGGCATCGCGATCGCACATGAAACCCTCGAACAGATCCTCGACCAGATTGCGGGCGTGCAGGTATCCGCTCCCTTCGGACGCATCGAAACCGTCATGGAAATTCTCGAAGGCGTCCGTCTCCGCTGA
- a CDS encoding septum formation initiator family protein, which yields MPPYASPRQRRQPKLIRVLKSRTSSILVAAVLVIVLYFLFSTKGFISRMNIESDLADERARVIELERDIQRLKRERDLLHDDKATIEHVAREAHGMIKKGEIVYRILPAEEEKKK from the coding sequence ATGCCACCGTATGCCTCACCACGACAACGACGACAGCCAAAACTGATCCGTGTCCTCAAAAGCAGGACGTCGAGCATCCTTGTCGCTGCTGTTCTGGTGATCGTGCTTTACTTCCTGTTCAGCACGAAGGGCTTCATCAGCAGGATGAATATCGAAAGTGACCTGGCGGACGAGCGAGCGCGGGTGATTGAGCTCGAGAGGGACATTCAGCGGTTGAAGCGTGAGCGCGATCTGTTGCATGACGACAAGGCCACGATAGAGCATGTCGCGCGCGAGGCGCATGGCATGATCAAGAAAGGTGAAATCGTCTACCGCATTCTGCCCGCGGAGGAAGAGAAAAAGAAATGA
- a CDS encoding ROK family protein, with protein sequence MTTIGIDIGGSSIKAALTEPGASVIANTRRPTLADGDRDATLGQINACIEELLSEASARDIDVQGIGVGVPGTIDIAAGVVYHPPNLPAWEEVPLAEILREKWDLEVRVDNDANCAALGEAHFGAGKAHTDFIGLTLGTGVGSGIILSNHIYHGQRGFAGEFGHISIDYNGTQCNCGNFGCIEAYVGIHYMMHEAIPLLRQAPHSPLHHRALEKNSDLQPHDLSTAADAGDEVSAEILRRAGRRLGVAIASAANLLDITVFIIGGGISAAGDLLFDAIRASAAERALKVHRDDFIILPAELGNDAGMLGAASLLL encoded by the coding sequence ATGACAACCATAGGCATCGACATCGGTGGCAGCAGCATCAAGGCGGCGCTGACCGAACCCGGTGCGTCCGTCATCGCGAATACCCGTCGACCCACACTGGCCGACGGTGATCGTGACGCAACGCTTGGTCAAATCAACGCATGCATTGAAGAGTTGCTCTCAGAAGCTTCCGCACGCGACATTGATGTGCAGGGCATCGGGGTTGGCGTGCCCGGGACCATAGACATTGCAGCCGGTGTGGTCTATCATCCCCCCAATCTCCCCGCATGGGAGGAAGTGCCGCTTGCAGAGATTCTCCGTGAAAAATGGGATCTCGAGGTGCGCGTCGATAACGACGCCAACTGCGCCGCGCTCGGCGAAGCGCATTTCGGAGCGGGGAAAGCGCATACGGATTTCATCGGACTGACGCTCGGTACCGGCGTGGGATCGGGCATCATTCTCAGCAATCACATCTATCACGGGCAGCGCGGCTTTGCCGGTGAGTTCGGACATATCAGCATCGACTACAATGGCACGCAGTGCAACTGCGGCAACTTCGGCTGCATCGAGGCCTATGTCGGTATCCACTACATGATGCACGAGGCCATTCCCCTCCTTCGCCAGGCACCGCATTCTCCGCTGCATCATCGTGCCCTGGAGAAAAATTCGGATTTGCAGCCGCACGACCTTTCCACCGCGGCGGATGCGGGAGACGAGGTAAGTGCAGAAATACTGCGGCGGGCGGGACGACGTCTCGGCGTCGCCATCGCCAGTGCGGCAAATCTGCTGGACATCACCGTGTTCATCATCGGTGGAGGAATCTCAGCCGCCGGTGACCTGCTTTTCGATGCCATCCGCGCAAGTGCAGCCGAGCGCGCGCTCAAAGTACACCGCGACGATTTCATTATCCTCCCCGCCGAACTCGGTAACGACGCCGGCATGCTCGGTGCTGCTTCCCTCCTTCTCTGA
- the ppk1 gene encoding polyphosphate kinase 1 — protein MSETSTRTNIHHLHAQAQDEATDNRLQEEEAQGKDAPREYDLYAPEVYFNRELSWLDFNWRVLNEALDKSIPLLERLKFLGITASNLDEFYMIRVAGLKQQIELGVTDLPPDGMTPEEVIEAIRSSVCRMNSEMSACFLGEIQPGLEQEDVFLHRYEKLDAKSRSWCENYFMEHVYPVLSPLAIDPGHPFPHLLNRSLNLVITVFDSITQEERIAVVQVPPVVPRLVSIPVQKGGYHYVLLGEIIAANANALFPGLQVRDAWRFRVTRNADLEIADDEASDLLKTIEEQIRRRRWGAVVRLEVDHDMPQGVCRMLQNAMHLQDRDVYRVEGPLNLADFMDLVKLPKKNLKDTPFTPRIVEELRGDHNIFSRIRERDIFFHHPYDSFSSVVEFIEMAADDPDVLAIKQTLYRTSGDSNIVKALARAAENGKQVTAFVELKARFDEENNIIWARRLEQSGVHVVYGIIGLKTHCKLALVVRRERQGLTTYAHLSTGNYNETTARLYTDFGILTSRDDMAFEATNVFNYLTGYSHQTQWNKIIVAPISLRQKTLALIQREMENQRAGKPARIIVKMNALVDAQVIRALYRASQAGVQIDLIIRGICCLKPGVPGLSDNIRVTSIVGRFLEHTRVMVFENAGQPEVYFSSADWMPRNLNRRVEAMFLVEQDVIKDRILNHIIPTYLADNVKNYILQSDGRYVRRPQPEENKAVNSQEHFIRYAEIAYRERNEDEEE, from the coding sequence ATGAGCGAGACTTCGACAAGAACGAACATCCATCATCTGCATGCGCAGGCGCAGGACGAGGCGACGGACAATCGTTTGCAGGAAGAAGAGGCGCAGGGAAAAGACGCACCACGTGAGTATGACCTCTATGCACCCGAAGTATATTTCAACCGGGAACTGAGCTGGCTGGATTTCAACTGGCGTGTGCTCAACGAGGCGCTGGACAAAAGCATCCCGCTTCTGGAGCGCCTGAAATTTCTCGGCATCACCGCGTCGAATCTCGATGAGTTTTACATGATTCGAGTTGCGGGACTCAAGCAGCAGATTGAACTCGGCGTGACGGACCTCCCGCCGGATGGGATGACACCCGAAGAAGTTATCGAGGCGATTCGCAGCAGCGTATGCCGCATGAACAGCGAGATGTCTGCCTGTTTCCTGGGTGAGATTCAACCCGGGCTTGAGCAGGAAGATGTTTTTCTCCATCGCTATGAGAAGCTCGATGCGAAGAGCCGCAGCTGGTGCGAAAATTACTTCATGGAGCATGTCTACCCCGTGCTTTCGCCGCTGGCCATCGATCCGGGCCACCCGTTCCCGCATCTGCTCAACCGGTCGCTCAATCTCGTCATCACCGTCTTCGATTCCATTACGCAGGAAGAACGCATCGCCGTCGTCCAGGTTCCACCTGTGGTCCCACGCCTCGTGAGCATCCCCGTGCAGAAGGGGGGCTATCACTACGTGCTGCTCGGTGAAATTATTGCGGCGAATGCCAACGCGCTGTTCCCCGGACTGCAGGTGCGTGATGCGTGGCGTTTTCGTGTTACACGGAATGCCGATCTCGAGATCGCGGACGATGAGGCCTCGGATCTGCTCAAGACCATCGAAGAACAGATTCGCCGCCGCCGCTGGGGCGCCGTCGTTCGCCTCGAGGTCGATCACGACATGCCCCAGGGCGTCTGCCGCATGTTGCAAAACGCCATGCATCTGCAGGACAGGGATGTGTATCGCGTCGAAGGACCGCTCAACCTGGCGGATTTCATGGATCTGGTCAAGCTTCCCAAGAAAAACCTCAAGGATACACCGTTCACCCCACGCATCGTGGAAGAACTTCGGGGCGATCACAATATTTTCTCACGCATCCGCGAGCGGGATATTTTCTTCCATCATCCGTATGACTCTTTCAGTTCAGTCGTGGAATTCATCGAGATGGCTGCCGACGATCCTGACGTCCTCGCCATCAAGCAGACACTCTACCGCACCAGCGGCGATTCCAATATCGTCAAGGCGCTGGCCCGTGCGGCAGAAAACGGGAAGCAGGTCACGGCCTTCGTCGAGCTGAAGGCGCGCTTTGATGAGGAAAACAACATCATCTGGGCTCGGAGGCTCGAGCAGTCCGGCGTCCATGTCGTGTATGGCATTATCGGACTCAAAACGCATTGCAAACTGGCCCTCGTCGTTCGTCGCGAACGGCAGGGACTCACCACGTACGCGCATCTGAGCACCGGCAATTACAATGAAACCACGGCGCGTCTGTACACCGATTTCGGTATTCTCACCAGCCGCGACGATATGGCGTTCGAAGCCACGAACGTATTCAACTATCTGACCGGCTACTCCCATCAGACGCAATGGAACAAAATCATCGTGGCGCCGATTTCCCTGCGCCAGAAAACGCTCGCCCTTATTCAGCGGGAAATGGAGAATCAGCGCGCCGGGAAACCCGCACGAATCATCGTGAAGATGAACGCACTCGTTGACGCCCAGGTAATTCGGGCCCTCTATCGCGCATCCCAGGCGGGGGTGCAGATCGATCTCATCATTCGAGGCATCTGCTGCCTTAAACCCGGTGTACCCGGACTCAGCGACAACATCCGTGTCACCAGCATTGTCGGTCGTTTTCTCGAACACACGCGCGTCATGGTATTCGAAAATGCCGGACAGCCCGAAGTCTACTTCAGCAGTGCCGACTGGATGCCGCGCAACCTCAATCGCCGCGTTGAAGCCATGTTCCTCGTCGAACAGGATGTAATCAAGGACCGCATCCTCAATCACATCATCCCGACCTATCTCGCGGATAATGTGAAAAACTACATCCTCCAATCCGACGGCAGGTATGTGCGTCGTCCCCAACCCGAGGAAAACAAGGCCGTCAACAGCCAGGAGCATTTCATTCGCTATGCGGAAATCGCATACCGCGAACGCAACGAAGACGAAGAAGAGTAG